A single window of Pyrus communis chromosome 10, drPyrComm1.1, whole genome shotgun sequence DNA harbors:
- the LOC137748516 gene encoding serine acetyltransferase 5-like, translating into MAAGELLHESSEAKGEVRVWAQIKTEAKRDAESEPALASYLYSTILSHSSLERSLSFHLGNKLCSSTLLSTLLYDLFLDAFSSDPSLRAATVADLCAARERDPACVSFSHCLLNYKGFLACQAQRVAHKLWSQSRKPLALALQSRIADVFSVDIHPAARIGKGVLLDHATGVVVGETAVIGNNVSILHHVTLGGTGKVGGDRHPKIGDGVLIGAGATILGNVKIGEGAKIGAGSVVLIDVPPWTTAVGNPARLVGGKERPSKHEDVPGESMDHTSFISEWSDYII; encoded by the exons ATGGCAGCAGGTGAGCTTTTGCACGAGTCATCAGAAGCCAAGGGTGAGGTGCGGGTGTGGGCCCAGATAAAAACTGAGGCAAAACGTGACGCTGAGTCCGAGCCAGCACTTGCAAGCTATTTGTACTCGACAATACTCTCGCATTCATCATTGGAGCGCTCACTGTCGTTTCACTTGGGGAATAAGCTGTGCTCGTCCACTCTCCTCTCGACGCTCCTCTATGATCTATTCCTCGATGCCTTTTCCTCTGATCCCTCTCTACGCGCTGCCACAGTAGCTGATCTATGCGCTGCACGTGAACGTGATCCTGCTTGCGTCTCATTCTCTCACTGTTTACTCAATTACAAGGGCTTCCTGGCCTGTCAG GCTCAGCGAGTGGCGCATAAGTTGTGGAGTCAGTCACGTAAACCACTTGCACTAGCACTCCAGTCACGAATTGCGGATGTGTTTTCCGTGGACATTCACCCAGCTGCAAGGATCGGTAAAGGTGTTCTGCTCGACCACGCAACGGGTGTTGTGGTTGGGGAGACAGCAGTTATAGGAAACAATGTGTCAATATTGCACCACGTGACACTAGGTGGGACGGGAAAGGTGGGTGGAGACAGGCACCCAAAGATTGGTGATGGTGTACTAATTGGTGCAGGTGCAACAATTCTGGGAAACGTGAAGATCGGTGAGGGTGCAAAGATTGGGGCGGGGTCAGTGGTGCTTATCGATGTGCCACCGTGGACAACCGCAGTGGGGAATCCGGCAAGGTTGGTCGGAGGGAAGGAGCGACCCTCTAAACATGAGGATGTGCCAGGGGAGTCTATGGACCATACCTCCTTTATATCTGAATGGTCTGATTACATAATTTGA
- the LOC137747256 gene encoding uncharacterized protein, which translates to MPSVEMRRTTRVFGMAMAKGGVDGARVLRSGRRLWPESSESKLVRAHRGDEDWLKVMKSHASDSVVSLKNKRWPGNNHIRSPKQHAVVLEVPVVKKLESNELLADEVKEKRMYGIVYTRKRKRGTANVENDGGSDDRMYGRRFVRRQRRKVNGELDSHVGFVSREVFCVSIESSCSRRYWATRFLYSVLVYMTRASLGLTELSDFLASEPIGSFFSSCGIQFSRVRSCTRSSGICKLFGSKQFIPLFSVDFSAVPFCFMDMHTIIHLRYKCQPTINNQIDGNESDDDYDEEVECTPVWHSSARVPKLAYRNTLYRNGLNSRGVQKRSSLRRRRTRNPSLVSSRKPNGALVSELTSIRKNGLPFSSVASINKRRKTFPTSPVGNLKEDSSTMERSTRDLDSARCSVNVLITEGDKCYKEDGATVMLEISSSGEWLLVVKKEGLSRYTYKAEKVMRPCSKNRVTNVIMWPADNGDNWKLEFPNPCDWYIFKDLYKECSDRSVPSPALKFIPVPGVYEVPGYADSHRTSFHRPESYISLNDDELSRAMAKRNANYDMDSDDEGWLKKFNSDFAEDKLDDLVSEDKYELIVDAIEKAFYYRPYNFSDENPAANLCLDMKREVIEAVYSYWMDKRKQKRLSSLLRVFQANQSKRSLLDPKPILRKRRSFKRQPSQSGRGNQPSFLQAMAVEQDVMQEQNDVVKVEEAKDAAERSVEFAIRKRQRAQLLIQNADLVTYKATMAFRIAEAALVLGSPDAAADYVLD; encoded by the exons ATGCCATCGGTGGAGATGAGGCGGACCACGAGGGTTTTCGGGATGGCGATGGCCAAGGGCGGTGTGGACGGGGCTCGGGTTTTGCGGTCCGGCCGCCGCCTCTGGCCCGAATCGTCCGAGTCCAAGCTGGTGAGGGCCCACCGTGGCGATGAGGACTGGCTTAAAGTCATGAAAAGCCATGCCAGTGATTCTGTTGTTTCTTTAAAGAACAAGAGATGGCCCGGGAACAACCACATTCGGAGTCCTAAACAACACGCCGTCGTTCTGGAAGTTCCAGTGGTGAAGAAGCTTGAAAGTAATGAGCTTTTGGCTGATGAAGTTAAAGAGAAGAGGATGTATGGGATTGTGTATACCCGAAAGAGGAAGCGCGGCACCGCGAATGTGGAGAACGATGGTGGTTCCGATGATAGAATGTATGGGCGGAGATTTGTTCGGAGGCAGAGGAGGAAGGTGAACGGGGAGTTGGATTCCCATGTGGGTTTTGTGTCCCGGGAAGTGTTTTGTGTTTCGATTGAGTCTTCGTGCAGTAGGAGATACTGGGCTACTCGATTTTTGTATTCGGTTTTGGTGTACATGACGAGGGCCAGTCTGGGATTGACTGAGCTTTCTGATTTCCTTGCATCAGAGCCAATTGGTAGCTTTTTTTCATCCTGTGGCATTCAGTTCTCGCGG GTTCGATCTTGTACTAGGAGCTCTGGAATTTGCAAGTTATTTGGGTCAAAACAGTTTATCCCATTGTTTTCTGTGGACTTTTCTGCAGttcctttttgttttatggACATGCATACCATTATCCATCTCAGATATAAATGTCAGCCAACTATAAATAATCAGATTGATGGGAATGAAAGTGATGATGACTATGACGAAGAAGTTGAGTGCACGCCGGTTTGGCATTCTAGTGCAAGAGTTCCCAAATTAGCTTATAGAAACACACTGTATAGGAATGGTTTAAATTCGCGTGGTGTTCAGAAGAGGAGTTCGTTGAGGAGAAGGCGAACTAGAAATCCGTCGCTGGTTTCTTCACGAAAGCCCAATGGAGCCTTAGTTTCTGAGCTAACCAGTATTAGGAAGAACGGCCTCCCTTTTTCCTCTGTAGCATCTATTAATAAGCGTAGGAAGACATTTCCAACTTCTCCTGTAGGAAACCTGAAAGAAGACAGTTCAACCATGGAGAGATCGACACGGGATTTAGATTCTGCACGCTGCTCGGTGAATGTACTGATCACTGAAGGGGACAAATGTTATAAAGAAGATGGAGCAACTGTCATGTTAGAAATCTCTTCATCTGGAGAATGGCTTCTTGTGGTCAAGAAAGAAGGATTAAGCCGATACACCTACAAGGCAGAGAAAGTTATGAGGCCCTGCTCTAAAAACCGTGTTACGAATGTTATAATGTGGCCTGCGGATAATGGGGATAATTGGAAGCTAGAATTTCCCAATCCATGTGATTGGTATATATTCAAGGACCTTTACAAGGAGTGTTCTGATCGGTCTGTGCCATCTCCAGCTCTCAAGTTCATCCCTGTGCCCGGTGTGTATGAAGTCCCAGGATATGCGGATAGTCACCGTACTTCTTTCCACAGACCAGAGTCATACATATCTCTGAATGATGATGAGCTGTCTAGAGCCATGGCAAAGAGAAATGCAAATTATGATATGGACTCTGATGATGAGGGGTGGCTGAAGAAGTTCAACAGTGACTTTGCTGAGGATAAACTTGATGACCTAGTTTCCGAGGATAAGTATGAATTAATTGTTGATGCGATTGAGAAGGCATTTTATTATAGACCATATAATTTCTCTGATGAGAATCCAGCTGCTAATCTTTGTCTGGATATGAAGAGGGAAGTTATAGAGGCTGTATATAGTTATTGGATGGATAAACGGAAGCAGAAGCGATTATCATCGCTACTTAGGGTGTTCCAG GCGAATCAATCGAAGAGATCTCTACTAGATCCAAAGCCTATTCTGCGCAAGAGAAGATCATTCAAGAGACAACCAAGTCAATCTGGTAGAGGAAATCAACCAAGTTTCTTGCAAG CTATGGCTGTGGAACAAGATGTGATGCAAGAGCAGAATGATGTGGTTAAAGTTGAAGAAGCGAAAGATGCGGCCGAGAGATCTGTGGAATTTGCCATCCGCAAACGGCAACGGGCTCAGTTACTCATTCAGAATGCAGATCTAGTCACTTATAAAGCGACGATGGCATTTAGAATCGCTGAAGCTGCCCTAGTTCTCGGATCACCGGATGCCGCTGCTGATTATGTACTGGATTGA